In Erigeron canadensis isolate Cc75 chromosome 6, C_canadensis_v1, whole genome shotgun sequence, the following are encoded in one genomic region:
- the LOC122604603 gene encoding cysteine-rich receptor-like protein kinase 2: MNISMKPLAPHRFTWRLATLLVVIVFMAEPVTSQSGNRNTTLMRYYCSLYRGRSESYFLSNLNTTLSSLRRQLSVNGVRYAVARSLLNGESVWGLATCRNYVSNANCVACYDYAVAQLKVCGTVNGAHAFYDDCDVRYENDNFYADANIRAGVVICGNTSSPQASDFRKTTESLLSDLGTAAPKTSYYYAASTRRLSNSNITVYAIAQCNLNLTQSMCKECLSSRYSSLDDCLPGTTGRAIDNGCFMRYSRTPFFGQNQTTDITNLLGDGDSSKKRAIIGGTVGGVCFLLLVLAFFLWRLRSRATSTPRRRGTSTGSTELLQGPARYSYDDLKIATNNFSDEYKLGGGLFGEVYKCTFKDGVTIAIKKTVMASTKGKIHIDDELKIICNVHHRHLIRLLGYCSKGPLLFFVHEYMENGSLNQFLYGDKSKNLTWRQRFDIIFGTARGLAYLHEQYHVTIIHRDIKPRNILLDNEFQPKIADFGLIRLLPEDKTHLSTKLAGSLDSAYVAPEYAMHGQLSEKVDTYSFGIVVLEIIAGKRCHDAKDGKLDNQSLLDHAWNLYECGEHLNLMDERLDPREYAEIDAKKIIEIALMCTQSPVSARPAMSEVVALLSDKSLDEMPPVRSTFHDDDVKIQVDMLRSLSSNATASSVKLSGR, encoded by the exons ATGAACATCAGCATGAAACCATTGGCACCACACCGGTTTACTTGGCGGCTTGCAACTTTGTTGGTGGTGATCGTATTCATGGCAGAACCAGTGACATCACAATCTGGTAACAGAAACACCACTCTGATGAGATATTATTGTAGTTTATATCGAGGTAGGAGCGAAAGTTATTTCTTGAGTAATCTCAATACCACCCTTTCTAGCCTACGTCGACAGTTGTCAGTCAACGGTGTGCGCTATGCTGTCGCTCGAAGCTTGCTAAATGGTGAGTCCGTGTGGGGCCTTGCTACGTGTCGGAATTATGTCTCGAATGCCAATTGTGTTGCTTGTTATGACTATGCTGTTGCTCAGCTAAAAGTATGTGGGACTGTCAATGGAGCTCATGCTTTCTATGACGATTGCGATGTCAG GTACGAGAATGACAACTTCTACGCTGATGCTAATATAAGAGCTGGTGTAGTAATATGTGGCAATACATCATCACCCCAGGCATCAGACTTCAGAAAAACAACAGAAAGCTTGTTATCAGACCTTGGAACCGCAGCACCAAAAACATCATATTATTATGCAGCTTCAACTAGGCGACTATCTAACAGTAACATTACCGTGTATGCCATTGCCCAATGCAATCTAAATCTAACCCAGAGCATGTGTAAAGAATGTTTAAGCTCGAGATATAGTTCTTTGGATGATTGTCTGCCTGGCACAACCGGGAGGGCTATTGACAATGGATGTTTTATGAGGTATTCCAGGACTCCTTTTTTCGGACAAAACCAGACTACTGATATCACAAATCTACTTGGGGACG GAGATTCAAGCAAGAAGAGAGCTATAATTGGTGGGACTGTAGGAGGTGTATGCTTTCTTTTGCTCGTACTGGCATTTTTCTTATGGCGCCTCCGATCAAGAGCCACAAGTACTCCTCGCCGTAGAG GTACATCAACTGGATCAACTGAATTACTGCAAGGTCCAGCAAGATATAGTTATGATGATTTGAAAATAGCCACAAATAATTTCAGTGATGAGTACAAACTTGGAGGAGGGTTGTTTGGTGAAGTATACAAG TGCACATTCAAGGATGGGGTTACAATTGCAATTAAGAAAACAGTTATGGCATCTACTAAAGGAAAGATACACATTGACGATGAACTTAAGATCATATGTAACGTTCATCATCGCCATCTTATACGACTACTTGGATATTGTAGCAAAGGGCCACTTTTGTTTTTTGTCCACGAGTACATGGAAAACGGTAGCCTCAATCAGTTTCTTTATG GTGACAAGTCAAAGAATCTTACCTGGAGACAGAGGTTTGATATAATCTTTGGGACAGCTAGGGGTCTTGCATATCTGCATGAACAATACCATGTTACCATCATTCACAGGGACATAAAACCCAGAAATATTCTACTTGACAATGAATTCCAGCCAAAAATTGCAGATTTTGGGCTGATAAGGCTACTACCAGAAGACAAGACTCACCTCAGCACCAAATTGGCAGGATCCTT GGATAGTGCGTATGTAGCACCAGAATACGCCATGCATGGGCAGCTATCTGAGAAAGTAGATACCTATAGTTTTGGCATTGTCGTCCTTGAAATCATTGCCGGGAAGAGGTGCCATGATGCCAAAGATGGAAAATTAGATAACCAAAGCCTTCTTGATCAT GCATGGAATCTATATGAGTGTGGGGAACATTTGAATTTAATGGATGAAAGACTAGATCCTCGCGAATATGCAGAAATAGATGCAAAAAAGATCATCGAGATAGCACTGATGTGCACTCAGTCACCTGTCTCTGCAAGGCCAGCAATGTCTGAAGTTGTTGCACTTTTAAGTGACAAATCACTAGATGAAATGCCACCAGTAAGGTCTACATTTCATGACGATGACGTAAAGATTCAGGTTGATATGCTTAGATCGTTGTCCTCAAATGCCACTGCCTCGTCTGTTAAACTTTCTGGCCGTTAA
- the LOC122605236 gene encoding putative receptor-like protein kinase At4g00960 gives MARWWCISHRTVIVTAFLMFMVFLTINPVKSQPQANLLITGCSQINATNLPNFFGNLNETFRDLRNKLSNNNSYFATSEQTRNSEPVYAMAQCRNYMSTRDCLSCFDSADTFIRACAAANGARAVLDGCFLRYESNSFYDQTTLPGNVGLCGNRTSSRQSVFETAVDGLLSNLSIATPKINGFYAAVTAPVSGTNTSTAYAIAQCAETVTRDGCKDCLAVAYANIRSCATDVTDGRAVDSGCFMRYSASAFFSNNKSTDITSFLRDDDSSNKGAIIGGVGGGVGFLIFLLVVVVLLWIRRSKRTSPGDGLYGATELQSPKDYSYSDLKKATKDFSEGNKLGEGGFGDVYKGIVKDGNIVAVKKLALGSSTAKDNFESEVRVISNVHHRNLIRLLGCCSKGPELLLVLEYMENGSLETYLYGEKRGTLSWKQRCDIIFGTARGLAYLHEQYHVTIIHRDIKPSNILLDNEYQPKIADFGLARLLPEDQTHISTRFAGTLGYTAPEYAIHGQLSEKVDTYSFGIVVLEIVSGKKCTDVPDESAGEQYLLEHAWNLYETRMHLKLVDETLDPSKYNEEDVKKVIEIALMCTQSPVSVRPTMSEVVMLLSDRSRVQNPPTRQNANLANIRIQVDNSTSTTFSMSNADATITELTGR, from the exons ATGGCTAGGTGGTGGTGCATTAGTCACCGGACGGTGATTGTCACCGCCTTTTTGATGTTCATGGTGTTTCTCACAATCAATCCAGTCAAATCACAACCACAAGCAAACTTACTAATCACCGGTTGCAGCCAAATCAATGCAACCAACTTGCCGAATTTCTTTGGCAATCTTAATGAAACTTTCAGAGACCTCCGAAACAAACTGTCTAACAATAACAGCTACTTTGCAACTTCAGAGCAAACAAGGAATTCAGAGCCGGTTTATGCGATGGCTCAGTGCAGGAACTACATGTCAACCAGGGATTGTTTGAGCTGTTTCGATTCCGCGGATACGTTTATTCGTGCTTGTGCTGCTGCCAATGGTGCCCGTGCCGTTCTTGATGGCTGCTTTCTCAG GTATGAAAGTAATTCTTTCTATGATCAAACAACATTGCCAGGCAATGTTGGTTTATGTGGTAATCGGACTTCATCAAGGCAGAGCGTATTTGAAACCGCTGTGGATGGCTTATTGTCCAATCTTTCGATTGCTACCCCAAAGATAAACGGTTTCTATGCTGCAGTTACTGCCCCAGTTTCTGGTACTAATACAAGTACCGCTTATGCTATAGCGCAGTGTGCTGAAACAGTAACACGCGACGGATGCAAGGATTGCTTAGCAGTGGCATATGCCAACATAAGGAGTTGTGCAACCGATGTTACTGATGGGAGGGCAGTTGATTCAGGATGTTTTATGAGGTACTCTGCCTCTGCATTCTTTTCCAACAATAAAAGTACTGATATCACGTCATTTCTACGAGATG ATGATTCAAGCAATAAGGGAGCCATTATCGGAGGTGTGGGTGGAGGTGTAGGTTTTCTGATCTTCTTGTTAGTAGTAGTTGTACTTTTGTGGATTCGTCGGTCCAAAAGAACGTCACCAGGAG ATGGCCTATACGGGGCAACTGAACTACAAAGCCCAAAGGATTATAGCTATAGTGATCTCAAAAAAGCGACAAAGGATTTTAGTGAAGGAAATAAACTTGGAGAAGGTGGGTTCGGAGATGTATACAAG GGGATCGTTAAGGATGGAAACATTGTTGCAGTGAAGAAACTAGCTTTAGGTTCCTCTACAGCAAAGGATAACTTTGAGAGTGAAGTTCGAGTAATTAGCAATGTCCATCATCGCAATCTAATCCGCCTCCTTGGATGTTGTAGCAAAGGACCAGAATTACTTCTAGTCCTCGAGTACATGGAAAATGGAAGCCTGGAAACTTATCTATACG GTGAAAAAAGGGGGACACTTAGCTGGAAACAAAGGtgtgatattatttttggcaCGGCTAGAGGCCTGGCATACCTACACGAACAATACCATGTAACGATCATCCACAGAGACATAAAACCAAGCAACATTTTACTTGACAATGAATATCAACCAAAAATTGCCGATTTTGGTTTGGCTAGGCTTCTACCAGAGGACCAAACCCATATTAGCACTAGATTTGCTGGAACTTT GGGATATACAGCACCAGAATATGCAATCCATGGACAGTTGTCTGAGAAAGTGGACACCTATAGCTTCGGTATAGTCGTTCTTGAGATTGTTAGTGGAAAGAAATGCACTGATGTCCCAGATGAATCAGCCGGTGAACAGTACCTCCTTGAACAC GCTTGGAATCTTTATGAAACTCGTATGCACTTGAAGTTGGTGGATGAGACATTAGACCCGAGTAAGTATAATGAAGAAGACGTAAAGAAAGTCATAGAAATAGCTCTCATGTGCACTCAATCACCGGTTTCTGTCAGGCCAACGATGTCTGAAGTGGTGATGCTTCTAAGTGACAGATCACGAGTGCAAAATCCCCCTACTAGACAAAATGCCAATTTAGCCAACATAAGGATACAAGTTGATAACTCGACATCCACTACTTTCTCCATGAGCAATGCTGATGCCACAATCACTGAATTAACAGGCCGTTAA